A single genomic interval of Rhododendron vialii isolate Sample 1 chromosome 3a, ASM3025357v1 harbors:
- the LOC131319285 gene encoding histone acetyltransferase HAC1-like isoform X3 produces the protein MSGQITGQLPNQAGTQLPGVPQQNESPFSNQIQNLGGHHNTMYVDPQLAKARRFMQEKIYEWLIQRQQQPHDRQPKQFQDFVRRLDEVLFRNAASKGSLVLDEYMNLETLETRLHVLTKHLLMSNRNQHHPQLINAPSPIATMIPTPRMTHSGNSIASAVDASMVASSGGNGIAPGTSITEGLLPTTTNGLSVGMPSGSFNSSDGSMSNGYQQSLSEFSISSSGSMVSSSGVRGMPSQMIPTPGFNSNNTQSFMNLESSNDTGAFSTVGSSTISQPLSQKQHGGGQNSRILHNLGSHIGGGIRSGLQQKAYGFPNGGLGIMQRNSQLINGPGNSEGFLVASSNDNSPKPLPQHYDQHQRPMMHGDGYGISTLDSSGSGNVYGSAMNNQNLNPASLQSLSRANSPLMTNQPNLLTTQQSQSIDQSGKMNFHPSKSATDNILQSHHEQQFQQQPLRLKQQQLVQHQRQQKQQIQQHQILLKNDSFGHSQLTSDLGSQLKLERGMEHHDEALLSQVSEKFPYSEFQNQFQQSCAEDRSGFAQLLSLPSVSQDICSSPTQTSQQMQQLLHPHQLVVDSQSDFSCISVGVQSERVLPGQWHSMEDKSQIPGNVSQGHHIQEEFRQRIFGQDEAHRNNFASEGSICEVITKPLEPPTSSGATCRSTNSNRERQFKNQQRWLLFLRHARRCVAPPGKCQEVNCITAQKLWMHIIDCKVSQCPYPRCHHTKILLHHHKHCKDPGCPVCVPVTNYLQTHLKARAFDNGVIAARLTSKISPPVVQTFEDLHPSLKRLKTELPSQSLVPETESSAVSVLTGSGRHVLHDAQREEHQYADTCMQMKSEVTEVKMEIPRSSGNGSPSIFDMKKDNMDCTYSQKLGEQIILDDSAGSVQKECIKSEKDMDQAKPENVVLPVENAVGTKSGKPKIKGVSMTELFTPEQVREHIRGLRQWVGQSKTKAEKNQAMEHSMSENSCQLCAVEKLTFEPPPIYCSPCGARIKRNAMYYTIGAGDTRHCFCIPCYNEARGDTILVDGTTLPKARMEKKKNDEETEEWWVQCDKCEAWQHQICALFNGRRNDGGQAEYTCPNCYLDEVERGERKPLPQSAVLGAKDLPRTILSDHIENRLFRRLKQEKQERARVQGKSYDEVPGAEALVVRVVSSVDKKLEVKQRFLEIFQEENYPIEYPYKSKVVLLFQKIEGVEVCLFGMYVQEFGSECQQPNHRRVYLSYLDSVKYFRPEIKAVTGEALRTFVYHEILIGYLEYCKKRGFTSCYIWACPPLKGEDYILYCHPEIQKTPKSDKLREWYLSMLRKAAKENIVVDLTNLYDHFFVSTGECKAKVTAARLPYFDGDYWPGAAEDMIYQLRQEDDCRKQYKKGTTKKTITKRALKLSGQSDLSGNASKDWLLMHKLGETICPMKEDFIMVHLQHACTHCCILMTSGNRWVCNQCKKFQLCDKCFEAEQKLEERERHPINQREKHLLYHVEIDDVSEDTKDKDEILESEFFDTRQAFLSLCQGNHYQYDTLRRAKHSSMMVLYHLHNPTAPAFVTTCTICHLDIEAGQGWRCEICPDYDVCNACYQKDGGIDHPHQLTNHPSMADRDAQNTEAREIRVVQLRKMLDLLVHASQCRSPNCQYPNCRKVKGLFRHGMQCKIRASGGCLVCKKMWYLLQLHARACKESQCSVPRCRDLKEHVRRLQQQSDSRRRAAVMEMMRQRAAEVAGNAE, from the exons ATGTCTGGACAAATCACAGGTCAGCTACCTAATCAAGCTGGGACTCAGTTGCCTGGTGTACCTCAGCAGAATGAAAGTCCTTTTTCTAACCAGATACAAAATTTAGGGGGTCATCATAATACCATGTATGTGGATCCTCAGTTGGCAAAAGCACGCAGGTTCATGCAAGAGAAGAT CTATGAATGGCTTATTCAACGGCAGCAACAACCTCATGATAGACAACCAAAGCAGTTTCAGGATTTTGTAAGACGCCTTGATGAGGTTCTATTCAGAAATGCTGCCTCAAAGGGGAGTCTTGTTTTG GATGAATATATGAACCTGGAGACTCTTGAGACTCGTTTGCATGTCTTGACCAAACATTTACTAATGAGCAATCGCAACCAACACCATCCGCAGCTCATTAATGCTCCTTCTCCTATTGCTACAATGATACCAACTCCGCGGATGACTCACAGTGGGAATTCAATTGCATCAGCTGTGGATGCTTCCATGGTTGCTTCCAGCGGTGGTAATGGCATAGCACCTGGGACTAGCATTACTGAAGGCTTATTACCAACTACTACTAATGGGCTTTCTGTTGGAATGCCCAGTGGTTCTTTCAATTCATCTGATG GGTCTATGTCTAATGGATATCAACAGTCGCTTTCTGAGTTTTCTATAAGTTCCAGTGGAAGCATGGTGTCTTCAAGCGGCGTACGAGGAATGCCAAGCCAAATGATCCCTACTCCTGGATTTAATAGCAACAATACTCAGTCTTTCATGAATCTGGAATCTTCTAATGATACTGGTGCCTTTTCAACCGTTGGATCTAGTACGATATCACAGCCTCTATCACAAAAGCAGCATGGTGGTGGTCAAAATAGCCGGATCCTGCACAACCTTGGTAGCCACATAGGTGGTGGCATTAGGTCTGGTTTGCAGCAGAAAGCTTATGGATTTCCAAATGGTGGCTTAGGTATTATGCAGCGCAATTCACAGTTGATCAATGGTCCAGGAAATTCTGAGGGCTTTCTGGTGGCCTCATCGAATGACAATTCACCAAAACCTTTACCACAACATTATGATCAACATCAGCGGCCAATGATGCATG GTGATGGATATGGGATTAGCACTCTTGATTCTTCTGGGTCGGGAAACGTTTATGGTTCAGCTATGAATAATCAGAATTTGAATCCAGCAAGCTTGCAGTCTCTATCAAGAGCCAACTCCCCATTGATGACTAATCAGCCGAATTTGCTCACTACCCAGCAGTCTCAATCCATTGATCAATCAGGAAAGATGAACTTCCACCCGTCAAAGTCAGCGACTGACAATATCTTACAATCTCATCATGAGCAACAATTTCAGCAGCAGCCTCTAAGGTTAAAACAACAGCAACTTGTTCAACATCAGCGACAACAGAAGCAGCAAATTCAGCAGCACCAGATACTCTTAAAGAATGATTCTTTTGGTCATTCTCAGCTGACTTCTGATTTAGGCAGTCAACTAAAGCTTGAGCGTGGAATGGAGCACCACGATGAAGCTTTGCTTTCACAAGTTTCAGAAAAATTCCCGTATTCAGAGTTTCAGAACCAATTCCAGCAAAGTTGTGCTGAAGATCGTTCAGGATTTGCTCAGTTGCTTTCTCTTCCATCTGTCTCGCAGGATATATGCTCATCACCGACTCAAACTTCACAGCAAATGCAGcaattattgcatcctcaccaGCTGGTTGTTGACTCTCAGAGCGATTTCAGCTGTATTTCTGTTGGAGTACAATCAGAGAGAGTACTGCCTGGTCAATGGCATTCGATGGAGGACAAGTCTCAAATACCAGGGAATGTGTCGCAGGGGCACCATATTCAGGAAGAATTCCGTCAGAGAATTTTTGGGCAAGATGAGGCGCACCGTAACAATTTCGCATCTGAAGGATCTATTTGTGAAGTTATTACTAAGCCACTGGAGCCCCCAACCTCAAGTGGTGCTACCTGTAGATCCACTAATTCTAACCGAGAAAGGCAGTTCAAGAATCAACAAAGGTGGCTATTGTTTTTGAGGCATGCTCGTCGGTGTGTGGCCCCACCGGGGAAGTGCCAGGAAGTTAACTGCATAACTGCTCAGAAACTTTGGATGCATATTATAGACTGCAAAGTATCTCAATGTCCATATCCTCGTTGCCACCATACCAAGATCTTACTTCATCATCATAAGCATTGCAAGGACCCAGGTTGCCCTGTTTGTGTTCCTGTCACAAATTATCTGCAGACTCATCTGAAGGCACGTGCATTTGATAATGGAGTTATTGCAGCTCGATTAACTTCAAAAATAAGTCCACCAGTGGTACAAACTTTTGAAGATTTACATCCTTCGCTGAAACGATTAAAGACTGAGCTGCCTTCCCAATCTCTTGTTCCTGAGACTGAAAGTTCTGCTGTTTCTGTTCTTACCGGCAGTGGACGCCATGTACTCCATGATGCACAACGTGAGGAACACCAATATGCTGACACGTGCATGCAGATGAAATCAGAGGTTACAGAAGTCAAGATGGAAATTCCTAGAAGCTCTGGGAATGGAAGTCCTAGCATTTTTGATATGAAGAAGGATAATATGGATTGTACCTACAGCCAAAAACTTGGTGAACAAATTATATTGGATGATTCTGCTGGTTCTGTACAAAAAGAATGCATTAAAAGTGAGAAAGATATGGACCAAGCTAAACCAGAAAATGTTGTCCTGCCTGTTGAAAATGCAGTTGGAACCAAGTCTGGGAAGCCTAAAATAAAGGGAGTATCAATGACTGAGTTGTTTACTCCCGAGCAAGTCAGAGAACATATTAGAGGTCTCAGGCAGTGGGTTGGCCAG AGTAAAACCAAAGCAGAAAAAAACCAAGCAATGGAGCATTCAATGAGTGAGAACTCATGTCAGTTGTGTGCAGTTGAGAAGCTCACATTTGAGCCGCCACCGATATATTGTTCACCATGTGGTGCTCGTATTAAAAGAAATGCAATGTATTATACCATAGGAGCTGGTGATACACGACACTGCTTTTGCATTCCCTGCTATAATGAGGCCCGTGGAGACACTATCCTAGTTGATGGAACTACTCTTCCGAAAGCAAggatggagaaaaagaaaaatgacgaGGAGACGGAAGAATGG TGGGTTCAATGCGACAAGTGTGAGGCTTGGCAACATCAAATCTGTGCATTATTTAATGGTCGAAGGAATGATGGTGGGCAAGCTGAATACACTTGCCCAAACTGCTACTTAGACGAAGTTGAAAGGGGAGAGCGTAAGCCCTTACCTCAGAGTGCTGTTCTTGGAGCAAAAGATCTGCCTAGAACAATTCTCAGTGACCACATAGAAAATCGATTATTTAGGCGGCTGAAGCAGGAAAAACAAGAGAGGGCAAGAGTTCAAGGGAAGAGTTATGATGAG GTTCCAGGAGCAGAAGCACTCGTTGTTAGAGTTGTGTCGTCAGTGGACAAAAAGTTGGAAGTTAAGCAGCGATTTCTTGAGATTTTTCAAGAGGAGAATTATCCGATAGAGTACCCATATAAATCCAAG gtgGTTTTGTTGTTTCAGAAAATTGAAGGTGTAGAAGTATGTCTGTTTGGCATGTATGTTCAAGAATTTGGATCAGAATGTCAACAGCCAAATCATCGCCGTGTTTATTTATCATACCTGGATTCTGTTAAGTATTTCAGGCCTGAGATTAAAGCAGTGACAGGAGAGGCACTCCGTACATTTGTTTACCATGAAATTCTG ATTGGATACCTAGAATATTGCAAGAAACGAGGTTTCACAAGTTGCTATATATGGGCTTGCCCTCCATTGAAGGGTGAAGACTATATTTTATATTGCCACCCAGAAATTCAGAAAACACCAAAATCTGATAAACTGAGAGAATG GTACTTATCGATGTTAAGAAAAGCTGCAAAGGAAAACATTGTGGTTGACCTCACTAATCTCTATGACCACTTCTTTGTTTCTACTGGGGAGTGCAAGGCTAAGGTAACTGCAGCTCGGTTACCTTATTTTGATGGGGACTACTGGCCCGGTGCTGCAGAGGATATGATTTACCAGCTTCGTCAAGAAGATGATTGCAGGAAACAATATAAGAAAGGGACAACCAAAAAGACCATTACAAAAAGGGCTCTAAAATTATCTGGCCAGTCTGATCTTTCTGGAAATGCATCGAAGGATTGGCTACTTATGCACAAA CTTGGCGAGACAATTTGCCCAATGAAGGAAGATTTTATCATGGTTCACTTGCAGCATGCATGCACTCATTGCTGTATTCTAATGACGTCAGGAAACCGTTGGGTCTGCAACCAGTGCAAAAAATTTCAGCTTTGTGACAA GTGTTTCGAAGCTGAACAAAaacttgaagagagagaaagacatcCTATCAATCAGAGGGAAAAACATTTACTCTATCAT GTGGAAATTGATGATGTGTCTGAAGATACCAAGGATAAAGATGAGATCCTTGAGAGCGAATTCTTTGATACAAGACAGGCATTTTTGAGTCTCTGCCAAGGGAATCACTATCAGTATGATACCCTCCGCCGAGCTAAACATTCCTCTATGATGGTCCTTTACCATCTTCACAATCCCACTGCTCCTGCATTTGTGACAACATGCACCATATGTCATCTTGATATTGAAGCTGGCCAAGGATGGCGCTGTGAGATTTGCCCAGATTATGATGTGTGCAATGCTTGTTATCAAAAGGACGGAGGAATTGATCATCCTCATCAGTTGACAAACCATCCATCCATGGCTGATCGTGATGCACAAAATACAGAAGCTAGGGAAATACGAGTTGTACAG CTTAGAAAAATGCTCGACCTTCTGGTGCATGCATCTCAGTGTCGATCTCCAAATTGTCAATATCCAAATTGTCGCAAGGTGAAGGGTCTTTTCCGCCACGGGATGCAATGCAAAATACGTGCTTCTGGAGGTTGTCTTGTCTGTAAGAAAATGTGGTACCTCCTTCAGCTTCATGCTCGAGCTTGCAAAGAATCTCAATGTAGTGTACCACGTTGCAG AGATTTGAAAGAACATGTGAGGAGGTTGCAGCAACAATCCGATTCCCGACGAAGGGCAGCAGTGATGGAGATGATGAGGCAACGTGCTGCTGAGGTTGCTGGCAATGCTGAATGA